Proteins co-encoded in one Bacteroidota bacterium genomic window:
- a CDS encoding outer membrane lipoprotein carrier protein LolA: MYNSSLSHFISKNLIIHLILVLVFSTTLSAQNKDFKTMKDTALFKQKLLEKSKATNSIESNFTQEKNLSMLSEKIISKGHFYFKKTNLLRWEYLSPTSYLIVINKDKIYIKDGKKVSKYDTNSNKLFKGINDMMLNSVQGNVLNHSDFKINYFENETYYLVEMTPKAKEMKSYIKTISMYFDKTDYTVSKIKTVELSDDYTSIEFSNKKLNQAVADSQFSVK; this comes from the coding sequence ATGTATAATTCTTCATTGTCACATTTTATTTCTAAAAACTTAATAATTCATTTAATTCTTGTTTTAGTATTTAGCACTACTCTATCTGCACAGAACAAAGATTTCAAAACCATGAAGGATACTGCTTTGTTTAAACAAAAATTGCTTGAAAAATCAAAAGCAACCAATAGTATTGAAAGTAATTTCACGCAAGAAAAAAACTTGAGTATGTTAAGTGAAAAAATAATTTCAAAAGGTCATTTCTATTTTAAAAAAACGAACCTACTTCGTTGGGAATACTTGAGTCCTACGAGCTATTTAATAGTAATTAATAAGGATAAAATTTATATAAAAGATGGAAAAAAGGTTTCGAAATACGACACCAATTCTAACAAATTATTTAAAGGTATTAATGATATGATGCTGAATTCGGTGCAAGGAAATGTGCTCAATCACAGCGATTTTAAAATCAATTATTTCGAAAATGAAACTTACTATTTGGTAGAAATGACACCGAAAGCAAAAGAAATGAAAAGTTACATTAAAACTATTTCAATGTATTTTGATAAAACAGATTATACGGTTTCAAAAATAAAAACGGTTGAATTGTCGGACGACTATACGAGTATAGAATTTAGCAACAAAAAGTTGAATCAAGCAGTTGCAGATTCGCAGTTTAGTGTAAAATAA
- a CDS encoding polysaccharide deacetylase family protein, which yields MLTHKTNTALFGMLMLLLLCLHYFIIPLPEFIFIVTALVYFAIVAWGSSQINSNYHVDVFCQSKDSSTKHIALSFDDGPNETVTPMVLDWLKKHEISATFFCIGKNIEGKEALLQRMHAEGHLIANHSYSHSYFFDFFGSSKIKKEISRTNDTIEKLLGIKPALFRPPYGVTTPSIAEAVEQLKLTCIGWNVRSMDGVSKNQDKIKERVCSQIRPGSMLLFHDTYEQVIPVLDATLNHCVTNGFKIVSLEKLLKIKPYV from the coding sequence ATGTTGACACATAAAACTAATACAGCACTTTTTGGTATGCTGATGCTACTTTTGCTGTGTTTGCATTATTTTATAATTCCATTACCTGAGTTCATTTTTATAGTAACTGCACTTGTCTATTTTGCAATAGTTGCTTGGGGTTCATCTCAAATAAATTCAAATTATCATGTTGATGTTTTCTGTCAAAGTAAAGATAGTAGCACCAAACACATCGCACTAAGTTTTGATGATGGGCCCAATGAAACTGTTACTCCAATGGTTTTAGATTGGCTTAAGAAACATGAAATTTCAGCTACTTTTTTTTGCATTGGTAAAAATATAGAAGGCAAAGAAGCGTTGTTGCAGCGCATGCATGCAGAAGGACACCTAATTGCCAATCATTCGTATTCCCATTCCTATTTTTTTGATTTTTTTGGAAGTTCGAAAATCAAAAAAGAAATAAGTCGAACAAATGATACGATTGAGAAACTACTCGGTATTAAACCAGCTTTGTTTCGACCTCCCTATGGTGTTACTACTCCATCAATTGCTGAAGCTGTTGAGCAGTTAAAACTAACGTGCATTGGTTGGAACGTGCGATCTATGGATGGCGTTTCAAAAAATCAAGATAAAATTAAGGAGCGGGTTTGTTCTCAAATCAGACCGGGCTCAATGTTATTGTTTCACGACACCTACGAACAAGTGATTCCTGTACTTGATGCAACATTAAATCATTGTGTAACAAATGGCTTCAAAATTGTATCGCTGGAAAAACTATTAAAAATAAAACCCTATGTATAA